The following proteins are encoded in a genomic region of Corythoichthys intestinalis isolate RoL2023-P3 chromosome 5, ASM3026506v1, whole genome shotgun sequence:
- the LOC130915688 gene encoding uncharacterized protein LOC130915688, which yields MDEITSDAGSVAVPSADVPPPLRQGETFHVFISYSSTDYQWTHALIEHLETRGLRVCYHERDFTAGRTVLENMSECIQESQKVLLVLSSEFVRSRWCLLEANMSLFRDCLERKPLVPVLLEPGVCVPLHLCHLTYLEARDPEFVAKLLKVLCTPNRQLQGSTVVPYQPPSIYNGKALQPLTAANLESLYSWNAGQFSDMDLPDQLRLIIVDHEKYREAIGIINSVSQYQVWPLSLCDRIFGYFYGVIFLLLLIATFTYLSFALAGHLSNYDFSGKWFTCFLCFFSVPIGLFIQLCLWKNDDNKYVVREMQKAAGQANVILFEEKLLMGFRSNSIMYLVYVSLESCKGEFAANFEHLGSTEELFKLALLWFSSEYACCLAKRHFPFSQPCPTPGHLEGGVCFCQYVSRQLSRGEWK from the coding sequence ATGGATGAGATCACCTCCGATGCGGGCAGTGTTGCCGTCCCTTCCGCCGACGTTCCTCCGCCTTTGAGGCAAGGCGAGACTTTCCACGTCTTCATCAGCTACAGCAGCACCGACTACCAGTGGACGCACGCCCTCATAGAGCATCTGGAAACCCGCGGCCTTCGCGTCTGCTACCATGAGCGTGACTTCACGGCGGGCCGAACAGTGCTGGAGAACATGTCTGAGTGCATCCAGGAGAGTCAGAAAGTCTTGCTGGTCCTCAGCTCGGAGTTTGTGAGGAGCCGCTGGTGTCTCCTGGAGGCCAACATGTCTCTGTTTAGAGACTGCCTAGAGAGAAAGCCCCTTGTCCCTGTGCTTTTGGAGCCAGGGGTCTGCGTCCCGCTCCATCTGTGCCACCTCACCTACTTGGAGGCTCGTGACCCGGAGTTTGTGGCCAAGTTGCTGAAGGTGCTTTGCACCCCTAACCGGCAGCTCCAAGGCTCCACGGTGGTTCCCTACCAACCTCCATCCATCTACAATGGGAAGGCCCTGCAGCCTTTAACTGCTGCTAACTTGGAAAGTCTTTACTCCTGGAATGCGGGGCAATTCAGTGACATGGACCTACCAGACCAACTGCGCTTGATCATTGTGGACCATGAGAAGTACAGGGAGGCCATCGGCATCATCAACAGTGTGTCTCAATATCAAGTGTGGCCGCTGTCACTCTGTGATAGGATTTTTGGATATTTTTATGGTGTGATATTTCTTCTCTTATTAATTGCAACTTTCACCTATCTCTCATTTGCTTTAGCTGGTCATTTGAGTAACTACGACTTTTCCGGTAAATGGTTTACCTGTTTCCTATGTTTCTTCTCCGTTCCAATTGGCTTATTCATTCAACTTTGTCTTTGGAAGAACGATGACAATAAGTATGTAGTCAGGGAGATGCAAAAAGCTGCAGGTCAGGCAAATGTAATTCTCTTTGAGGAAAAGCTTCTGATGGGTTTTCGGTCCAATTCCATTATGTATCTGGTGTATGTTTCTCTTGAAAGTTGCAAAGGGGAGTTCGCAGCAAATTTTGAGCATCTGGGCAGCACAGAGGAGCTCTTTAAATTAGCGCTACTCTGGTTCTCGTCAGAATACGCCTGCTGCCTTGCGAAAAGGCACTTCCCTTTTTCTCAGCCGTGCCCTACGCCAGGTCACCTGGAGGGAGGAGTGTGTTTTTGCCAGTATGTCTCCCGACAACTGAGCCGAGGGGAATGGAAGTGA